ACCGATCCCCGCCGCGGGCGCGCGGGGCCAGGGGCACTCACCTTGGGCTCGCTCGCCCTCCGCTGGCCGACGACGCAGACGGAGTCGGCCCCGCGCACGCCGACGGAGGTGACGCCCGCCAGCCTCGTGGCGTTCCAAGCGTACTCTGCGAAGGAGACGCGGAAGAGGAGTGAAGGACCATCAGATACCGGAGCCGGCGGGCGGCGCGGAGCTTCGGGTTTCGGGGTTTTCCGTGCGCGCGCACAGCGCACTCACCGACTTGGTAGAGGCGGCCGTTGGCGGAGAAGACGGTGACGCGGCGGTCTTCGGAGACGGCGCCGGACGCTCCGGCGCCGCGGTGTCTACTCCCGCCGCTGGACACCTCACCCACCTGCATCGGTCTCGGCGTGGGTTTGGGTTTGGGAGGAGGTGCTCGGGCGGCCGTGCTGAGAATGAGATGAGTTGGGGACGCGACGACGGGGGGTTTTGGTCGGGGGCGAAAGTAAAGTGGAGTGCTTCTAGGCTTCAGCTCTAGGTCGCGCGGCAGCCCAGGTTATGTTGTGTGTGGCATGCGGCCTATCTTCGGTGAGCGGCCCATCACGGCCTGATGGCTTGGGCGTTACGTTGCTGGAATGCTGGGCCATATTGCAGTTGAAAGGGCCCCAAGACCTAAAAATAAAGGAAAAAGTCCATTTAATCCCCCACTCTcctcatctacaaaaattattcTTTTAACCCCTTAACTTTTAAAGCACCTAAGTGGTTTTGAAGAATGTTTTAATGACGCGATGCCATGTTAGACGGGTAAATTGAACTAAGTGAAAGTTCAAGGAGGTAAATCAGacaaaaaatatttttataaaaaataacaaaaaacataaaaatgaatTTTCAAAATTTGTTTAAATATTTTTACATGAAAAAATCATGCAATTAAGAATTCTAAAATCTGGTTTAATCTTAGAAAATTGTTTTAGCTtggaaaattatgaaaccaattttagatttttttttgtaaaaacatGCTCTATCTAATGGTACCAAGCTTAACATTGTTTGAATCTTCATGGACTCATTTTGGTTCTTATTTGCTAGTAGAAGTTCTCGTTGTCTATTATAACTAGGTGAAATCCCCGCGCGTTGTCGCGGGAATATAAAGGTAATTTTAATTGAGTTAAGAGGAATAGGATGTAGAAGAATCAGACATGATTTACATACAATGGCTTGTAAATTTTCTGCAATAAATTGTGGGCAGGGGTGTAattgaagaaaaaaaatctaTATGAACTTCAATTGAATGCTGGACCGTGGGCATATATTCGTATCATGATTACTAATTGATTTAAATATGTTTACAAAAAAAATGATACATTAAAGGAGTTGCGTCAGTAGTCCAACGTGAATGAACTAAAGAAAAGGCAACATGCTAATCTTTGATCTTTAACTTCATAAAAGAAAACACGGATCGCTAACCTGCAGAGGAGAAAGTACTAATGTGGATCGCTAACTTCATAAAAGGCATATACCTGTGGATCGCTAACCTCGTAAAAGAATATTAAAAGTTAATGTACATAAAAAAAAACTCTGAGTATGCAGGAAGAACAGATTGGGTATGAGAAAGTACTACTACCTGCTGATGATCCATGGTAGCTTCGGTGCTTGTCTTTCTCAGACTTTTTGGAGGAAGAGGAACTGCCACGTTCTTAGACCTTGTTGACCAACAGCCAGTGGAGAAGCGCTGACTTAAAATCAGTAGCAGAGAGTCTATGCTCCATGGATGCTTCGACTATAATATTTTGTGTCAAACGAACAGGCTCGAAGAGTTGTCAGTTTGGATCAAGGGTTCGTACTTGCCTCCTTGGGTTTATATACATGATCAGTTAGATTGTTTACTGCTGGTTAGTTtaatataagaaaaaaatatattattCTAACTTATAATTCAATATAGAAAAACAAACCGGTTGTCAGTTGGGAGGTGAGCAGTGATGGCAGGGGAAGAGGCAGGGGCTAGAGATGACCAAACAGCGCGCTTGCAACATTGATTGGATAGGACTTTGTCTGTTCGTTTCGTGTTCCCAGAAAGTCACGAAGGAAGTTAAATTGCTACATGGAGGAGGGACTCGGTGGAGATGAATGCGTGGAAGTGGATGACGTGGCTTAAGAAGATATTAGAGAGATAAGCTAGTGGGATTTAGTTTTATAAGAGTTTAGGATTAGTCGACATTAATTGTTCAGACTACATAGAAGCACCAGCGAAGCGTCATCGAGACTTTAGTGGTTGGCTGGCTCTTGGTCTCCTGTCCTgaataaattttcaaagttgttGTGTTATCCTGCGTGGCTACCTGCCCTAGATAATAATCATTATGAATGTTTGGCACCATTCATAATTTAGCCCCCTGCTTAGCTCATAACGATCTTTAAGCTTTGTAAAATGATCCAAAATTTGGTTAACTCCCACATATATGTATTAAATTATTccaattcaaaaaaaaattaatgtgGCTAAAGtgcttgtcgggtaccataaaaaggggtcccctaaacaagaaccgaaaaaatcgcttagaccttataAATATCGAAGCCAGGAGACAACCACCGGCGAACCCCACCTTATCCAAGGCCCGGCTagaccacccggcccacctcgaacaaaatccaggctcacccgaagcgggctcgacccagaatgaaaccacgaggcctcggacgaggtaccgattctccgactcgcccgaggccccgcgccacaaagcctcggacgaggtaccggttCTCTGCCTCGttcgaggccccgcgccacaaggcctcggacgaggtaccgattctccgcctcgcctgaggccccgcgccacaagacctcggacgaggtaccgattctccgattcgcccgaggccccgcgtcaCGAGGCCTCGAACGAGCACTcagttaccgactcgctcgaggccggctcggcatcaaccccgtcaccgccgccttgaccgacttctctgacaggacgtcacgtccaaccaacgcgtccaaccactcccgcgatgtcaGCCGAACGGCGGCAcggtacagcggagtggccgacgagacgggagtcacatcgacgccatgccgtccgggataggacggggcaggggttaccggccgctgtgctcggcactgtgcccacggctgatacccgtgctgcactgtgctgcctaacccctgctccaaggacagcgcggcgtgaaaagtcaagtccgggtccctgtagcctcggaatcagcgtacaagaccaactgctccctccgagtctcggctatccgcttccgggctcctgtagcctcaggactcgcgcccgccgaaccccccacaatggttcagcctctgcaccgactgggcctcagCTCTCCATGTTGTCAGCACTCTGGGACCGGCACATCGTCCACAGTACgcaccatgccctgcgtcaagccgcaggagctcccacgtcgcacaggatcaggcgtgactggCACGTCACTtccgtgcaccgaggacaaggccgctctaCCGACCATGTCGCCACAGTgatgagctacagggctcggacataccgcctctactcacaaaatgccacgtaacaaatccatgtaccgcccctatgcctcccttcaactataaaagagagtgaccagggccgcttctaggcaggagactcacacgtgcaagcaacgcacaacgctctgtgacacacacgcttcctcactataagagatcaacatctcaagcaacccacgccactctacacagagacctgggactagctccctctctcgctcagcttgtaagcccctactacaagcacctcggtgcaaggaatacaagatcgctctcatagactggacgtagggcacatattgcctgaaccagtataaaccttgtgtctctttgcatcaccatccaggattaggggcacgcaatacactttcactagtcggttgaggactcgtcggacccaaaacaccgatagtgcTACGCAAATGTTATTCAGCAGGTGCTCTAGTCCGAGCTTCATCTGTTTTTAATATAATTGGTAGGAGATCGGTAGCTCTCCTGCCTGATTTgtttcaaaaaatatatatagtatatataaaaaagaaaaaaaacaaagtaaACTAACAAGTCACCTAGCTAGCTAAAAGGTGCTGGAATTTCCCATAAGAATACATAGCTACTCCACTAGATAACATTAATTTAGCAAAGTAGTAGGCATCAAGACCTTGGTAGAACAATGATCCCCAATGTAGGGTCCAGGATTTCACAAAGATGTAGTCCCTCGTCCCATGTCATAAACATGGAGCGCATCGTCATCGGGCATGCAGTAATAGATACAGTCACCTTTCAAGCCGAAACCGGCTTCATCTGGATCCAAGGATGCTCCAAACTGGGGATGAACAAGCAGGAACGCCTTGCCGTCGAGCATCCCTACTTTCGCCTAGGCCCGTGTTGACAAATCAAGCTTTGAAACCTCGACGCTGACGATGGAACGATTGTCGAGCGAGTGGTCTGAATAGCAGAAGCGAACGTAGAACAGGCACCCCTGTGATTCTACCCACGCATATTTGTAAGTGCCGTTATGTGGCGGTCAGGGCCAACTGTCCCTGTCCACGGCCTCCATGGGGATCacggttgaaagcatctaggcccctagttggattttggtgattaatgtcaatacaagattactatgactaacgtgtgttttgcagagacaattaagttaggtcatggtaatagagatcgattgggcaatcgaggttgtcatgcccctacgatggaaatcgtttcggttttcaaaggatggacgacaaggttaaggataactagttctaagtgtcgttgaagttggagagacacttagagtagtttaggactttgttttttcctttggccgtactatgaaggggggtatgaacgggtagcttgacctagttgagtctagtgagttaggtgtggtgcatacttgttaaaactagctctaggtagctcctatgaatgcctaagatcctttggagcaaacttcattcacatatgttcggaagttggaagtgaatggagggtcaaatactgaccagacgctggctccggtgcgaccggacgctggccgcagggtccggtcagttcatttgactgagaagatcaagtctggtgtgaccgaacgctgggaggtcatgtgaccggacgctgagggccagcgtccggtcgactccagtaaggatccagacttggaaaagagtgaccggacgcgtccggtcagtgtgaccggaccctgtgtatccagcgtccggtcgtttacagtaagcatccaagagcgaccggacgcgtccggtcagtactgaccggaccctgacagcatccggtcatcacttgaaaactgtttcgcgggttgaactgaccggagcgtccggtcatcacgaccggagcgtccggtcatcccgcaaaagctcataacggttcatttttcaggctggcttataaatagaagctccactcgtgagtggagtatcttttgctcattccaacagctgagaaacacgtttgtgagtgccaagaagagcaaggtcctagtgaggtgtttgtgattcgagaatccaagagagtagcctcactagcaaatcaagagtagcaaagtgtgcatccattttctcattaggcttcgcgtggtcaagtgagagttcgtgcttgttactcttggtgatcgccatcacctagacggcttggtgatgattgggagtttggtgttcacccggcggagctagtgggtgacccaactcaagttgtgagcggttttgggtgattcgccgcgacggagtgtcgaagaatcaacccgtagagagcacttgatccttgcgcggatcaagggggagctacacccttgcgcgggtgctccaacgaggactagtggggagtggcgactctccgatacctcggcaaaacatcgccgcgttcctccctctctctctatttactttgagcacttactttgagcgtttactttgagcaattcaatacttgttttcatttccataagaattgcttgctagagtaagtttggaacttaggttgagaggttgttgtgcattagtttgacataaacacttttctaggcacaaggggttaattgggctatccgtaggatttgattattgcaagaaaatttagaattagcccaattcaccccccctcttgggcatcttgatcctttcaattggtatcagagcctcgtgctcacgtttttaagcttaatcgcttagagcaagatgtctcacggggatggtcctcctcctatctttgagggagatgattttccatattggaaaatccgcatggaggcttacttagaagctctagatgttggaattcttagagccgcctctcaagggttccccgcacctaggaatgccgcacaacttcaaggcgatgaagtaaattatgaaaaatggaatgcaaaggctcgcaacaccatctttagaggcctttgcaaagatgtgttcaatcgtgtaaggaaccacaaagacgcccatgcactatggtcggatgtttgtgcgctccatgagggaaccaagagtgagcgtgaggaacgctatcatcttgtgattaaaaagctaaattcttttgagatgtttcccaaagaaagtgctaatgagatgtattctcgattaaatgttcttgtagagaaagtcaatgggcttggacttactcaaatgtcaccttccgacattgtgagaaaaatcttgagtgtcctccccattgacaaatatgggcacattgtgaccgtgctacatcaaggtgatctttccgccgctacatcgacacaaatcttgggaaagatcaatgctcatgagatgtacatgcacatcacaccacaagatggctcatcctctacaaagaagaaagagaaagacttagcattcaaagctagccaagacaagggcaaagcaagacttaagtatgagagctcaagtgatgaagatgatgaagaaagccttgccctcatggtgaaaaagaccaccaagatgctaaaaaggctaaacaagagtggcatcaaatttgatggcaaaaagaagaagttcttcactagctcaagaagaaagccaatctccgagatggattgctacaattgtggcgaacttggtcatctagctcatcaatgcacaaagcccaagaaagataagttcaagaacaagggcaagaaagatgattcaagtgatgaagatgaaaagaagaagaacaagccatacaagaagagagatggcaaaaagagggagttctacaagaagaagaagagtggcaaggcctatattgtcggtgattggctcacggatattgattcatcaagtggatcatccgatgatgatagtgatgatgaaaaggtggccgccattgctattgatcttgcatcttcaccaccaccatcgccatcatcctctacacacctatgccttatagccaaaggtgaacgcaaggtaactaagagtgatgatagtagtgatgatgaacatgctagtgatgatagtgatagcgatgatgatggctcacctacttatgataatcttgtcaaaatacttagaaaatatactaagatcattagaaagagtagagctacaaatgaaaagcttgatgctaaaaatgattcactcttagctaagtgtgatacattagaaaaggctaatgatgagctcaaggaaacaaatgattctatatcatccaaactcaaggagctcaaatcttctaagaaagagcttaaagataaaaatgataaacttgagtgggtacacaatgagcttatcactagtcacaataagctaaaagatgaatatgcaactctaaagatcaattatgatacccttattattgcacaagaattcttaccaaatgagccacatgatgctactaaccatgttgttaagattgatatagctacctcatgtgatgatttaattgatgaaagcattgagcatggatctagtagcaagggcaagcaagtggttgaatgcaatgactataatgagtatgtcaagctcaagagtaacaatgagaagctcatgaaagatcttgaagagatgaaaagtcacaacaccattgtgctagaaactcttgatcatgacaaagaggtgatccttgagaatgagaaattaaaagaagaaatcaagaaactcaaggaagagaagaacaatgatattcttaaggaagagaacaagaagctcaagatggagaaagagcatctcaaggtgggattgagcaagtttgctagaggcaagcatctccaaagtgagctactcaagaataccgtcatgaagatggatagaagtggcattggatatatggcaagtgtagagaagaagaaggctcaagctcaacaccaacaatcaaagccaaagccaaagccaaagagatgttttgaatgtggacaagaaggccattttgctcatgagtgtcaaactccaccaccacaacccttgcccaagcatgctagaccctttgctttcaatgctcactacatgcttagaaaagattcgagtggaaagatgaaagtcatgttcttaggtccccccaacaagagtaggcctaagaaaatttgggtggctaagtcacttgttgagaaggtgaagggccctcaacaagcttggatccctaaagcttgaatctcttgtgtgtaggtgaactacaagaccggtggaagtcattgggttattgatagtggttgcacacaacatatgaccggtgatcctcgtatgttcacctcactagatgaagaggtagatggacaagagaaaataacatttggagataattcaaagggcaaggtcaaaggattgggcaaagtggcaatatcaaataatcattccatctcaaatgagctctatgttgcttcattgagtttcaacttgctatccgttggtcaattgtgtgatcttggcttctaatgcttgttcaccgagaaggaggtggttgtatctaaggtagatgacaatcaagtgatattcaatggatttagatacaacaacttatatctagttgacttcacctccgaagatgcaaacttgaagacttgtctattcaccaaaacaacacttaggtggctatggcatagaaggcttgctcatgttgggatgagctcactcaagaagcttatgaagaatgatttggtgagagggttgaaggatgtgaagtttgagaaggacaagctttgtagtgcatgtcaagccggcaagcaagttgcaaacactcatccaaccaaagctttcatgtcaaccacaagagtgctagaactcctacacatggatttattcggaccaacaacatacaagagtttgggaggaaatctctattgtcttgtgattgtggatgactattcaagatatacatgggtattctttcttcatgataaatccgaagttgcatcttctttcaagaagtttgccaagagagcacaaaatgaatttgaagtaaagctcaagaagataagaagtgacaatggcaaagagtttgacaacacaaacatagaagcttattgtgatgaagttggaatcaaacatgaagtctccgcaacctatactcctcaacaaaatggtgtagttgagaggaagaaccggactttgatcactcttgcaaggacaatgctagatgagtacaacacccccgaagctctatgggcggaagcaatcaacaccgcatgttatgcatccaaccgcctatttcttcaaaagttccttgtcaagacaccatatgagttgctcaatgggaagaagccggacgtctccttctttagggtgtttggttgcaagtgctacatctacaagaagcggcaacacctagggaagtttcaaaggcgttgtgatataggttttcttgttggttactcatcgaagtccaaagtatatagagtatttaatcatgccaccggcttggttgaagaaacatatgatgtggaatttgatgaatctaacagctcccaaggagcacatgaaaatcttgatgatgtaggtgatgaaccattgagggaggctatgaagaatattctggtggaagacatcaagccaaaagatgatgaagataatgtacaagtcattaaccaaccctcttcatcaaatgtaccacaagatggtgataaagttgggagagtagaaaatgaagatactcacatctcccatgagcaaatggtggtacaagcacaagatgttgatgctccacaacctcctcctcaagtggtcaatagaagaaatacacctctcctacaagatcatccacaagatctcatcatagggagtccaacaaagggggtgatgactagatctcaaaaacttacctcatttattgctcatcactcttttgtctcttgctatgagcctaccaaggtagaagaagctctaaaagatccggattggatcaatgccatgtatgaagagttgaacaacttcactcgcaatgaagtatggaatcttgaagagcgaccaaaaggtgcaagagtgattggaacaaagtgggtgttccgtaacaagcaagatgatcaaggtgttgttgtgaggaacaaggcaagactagtggcaaaggggttctctcaagttgaaggtttggactttggagaaacctttgcaccggttgcaagattagaagccatccgtatccttcttgcatatgcatcacatcatgaaatgaaactatatcaaatggatatgaaaagtgcattcttaaatggctttattaatgaactagtctatgttgatcaaccttccgggtttgaagaccctagatatcctaatcatgtttataggttgtccaaggcactatatgggcttaagcaagccccaagagcttggtatgagcgccttcgggatttccttattgagaagggcttcaccattgggaaggtcgacaccacactattcatcaagaagcttgatgggcatatcttcatttgtcaagtatatgttgatgatattatctttggatcatcaaatgaagactcatgcaaagaatttggtgaattgatgtctaaggagttcgagatgtcaatgattggtgagcttacattctttcttagttttcaagtcaagcaaatgaaagaaggcatcttcatctctcaagagaaatacacaaaagaccttctcaagagattcaagatggatgaatgtaagccaatcaagaccccaatgcctaccaatggacatctcgacctagatgagggaggtaactcggttgatcaaactctctaccgctctatgattggtagcttattatatttaaccgcatctaggcccgacatcatgtttagtgtgtgtatgtgtgctaggtttcaagctagtcctaaggaaacacatttaattgccgtaaaaagaatccttaggtatcttaagcacactccaagcattggcctttggtatcccaaaggagctttatttgaattaattggctattccgatttggattacgccggatgcaaagttgatagaaaaagcacatccggagggtgccatttgcttggtagatcacttgtgtcttggtcctccaagaaacaaaatagtgtggctttgtccaccgccgaagcggaatacattgccgcgggtgcttgttgtgcacaaatattatacatgaaacaaactttactagactatggagtagttctagagaaagtacctcttttgtgtgataatgaaagtgcggtgaaacttgcaaataatccggt
Above is a window of Miscanthus floridulus cultivar M001 unplaced genomic scaffold, ASM1932011v1 os_1376_2, whole genome shotgun sequence DNA encoding:
- the LOC136533971 gene encoding proteasome subunit alpha type-6-like is translated as MQVGEVSSGGSRHRGAGASGAVSEDRRVTVFSANGRLYQVEYAWNATRLAGVTSVGVRGADSVCVVGQRRASEPKDKLLDMTSVSRLFPITERLGLLATGIVGEGRALAHEARNQTAAFRFKWGYEMPPDVLAQ